DNA from Deinococcus cellulosilyticus NBRC 106333 = KACC 11606:
TACAGCCCCTCCGGCAAGCCAGAAAGCTCACTCAAGAAGAGCTGGCAAAGAAGGCCGGTGTCAGTGTGGAAACCATCCGAAAGCACGAACAGGGTGCATACGATGGGATTTCTGGAGACACCCTAAACAAACTTGCAGGTGCTCTGGGTTGCCCATCAGCATTCCTTTTTTTACCTTATAACTCTGATGTATCAGAGAATCAGGAATCCGCATGATCGTTCTTCAATCCAGAGAAGAGTTCTTCGCCCTGCTAGATGAGTGGGCCAAAAGCAGGGGTTTCCAGATCCAAAGTCCTGTGAACCCAGACGAGATCCTAACCGTGGCAGAGATGGCCGCAGAGGTGAAAGCACCCCAGAGCACCATCTCCGAATACTGCCGCACTGGTCGCATCCCCAACGCCCGCAAGGTCGGGAAGGAATGGCGGGTCCAACGGGCTGACTTCGAAGCTTTCAAACGGGGGGATTCCCCCCGTGGTCTGATCACCAAAGGCAAACCCCCGAAGCTGCGTCTTTCCAACCGAGTGGGGTAACCCCCAGCGCTTTGCCTCCAGTGGGCGCATTCATCCAGGAGGAACCAGAGCCCTGAAAAGGGCAGCCCCCAGAGAGGCCTAATTCTCTGGGGGCGAAAGGACAAACTGATATGACCCATCTTACCACACGCACCCACCGCATGCCCGCCCCACGGTACGGCTTTTCCACTGCTGCCGTAACCCTTCGCGCCCTGGAAGAACTGGCCGATGGCCCGGGCCTGAGCGCTGAGCAGGTTGCCCTGATGATCCTCTGCAAAGAGCAGCTGGGGCTGCCCATCGCCTACAGCACCTACACCAAGGACGTGCTGAACGTGCTCAGTCAAATGAAAGCAGGTGCTTGATGCCCTACATCTCTGAACAAGGTTGGAACCAGATCATGGCAGCAGTGGAGAAAGACATGCCCTCTGCAAAGCAAGAGGCAGGCCTTCCCCTTCACACCCTGCATTCCCGTTGCGAGATGGTCACCGAGCATCTGCACCACGGCTGCACCCTGCAGGTGGATGCTGGGACAGTCACTGTCTTCGAAGACGGGGAGCCCCTGTTCACTGTGCCTGAAGTCTTCATGGAGGATGTGGACACTGCCATTCAGGTGGTGAACAGCATG
Protein-coding regions in this window:
- a CDS encoding helix-turn-helix domain-containing protein, with the translated sequence MTKLLQGLQPLRQARKLTQEELAKKAGVSVETIRKHEQGAYDGISGDTLNKLAGALGCPSAFLFLPYNSDVSENQESA
- a CDS encoding helix-turn-helix domain-containing protein gives rise to the protein MIVLQSREEFFALLDEWAKSRGFQIQSPVNPDEILTVAEMAAEVKAPQSTISEYCRTGRIPNARKVGKEWRVQRADFEAFKRGDSPRGLITKGKPPKLRLSNRVG